The window CACTATAGCTGCCGGCGTCAATGAAGCGGCAAAATGTGTAGATGTCACTGAGGAAGTATTCAAATTGCTTGCTCAAGGCGATTATCTTATGGGAGGAAGCAATCACAACAGCCATGGGATGGGTGTTATTTTTCCAAAAGAAACTCGCTTTCCCAATATGCCTGTTGCCGGACCAGACCGTCGTTTTTTTGCGATGCCTGCATATTTAGGCGGCAGGTTTGATTGTTGTGGAAACAAGTGGTACGGATCCAACGCTGCCAATACCGCGAAAGGTCTACCCCGATCCATCCTGACAGTCATGCTCAACGACAAGGATACGGGCGCCCCGCTGTGCCTTATGTCCGCCAACCTGCTGAGTGCGGCGCGTACAGGTGCCGTCCCAGCGGTAGCAGCGCGTCACTTGGCAAGGAAGGATTCAAGCGTCGCCGCCATCATTGGGTGTGGCCCGATTAACAAGTCTTGCTTTACCCATATCATGACCCAGGTCAAAGGTATCAAGAAAGTCTATTGCTTTGATCTTTTCGAAGAAAAGACGAAGGCTATGGCTGCTTGGGCAGGAGCCACATACGATATCGAGGGTGTTGGATCAATGGATCTGCA of the bacterium genome contains:
- a CDS encoding tyramine oxidase subunit B, which codes for MNTSIKFLYLSEPDTIAAGVNEAAKCVDVTEEVFKLLAQGDYLMGGSNHNSHGMGVIFPKETRFPNMPVAGPDRRFFAMPAYLGGRFDCCGNKWYGSNAANTAKGLPRSILTVMLNDKDTGAPLCLMSANLLSAARTGAVPAVAARHLARKDSSVAAIIGCGPINKSCFTHIMTQVKGIKKVYCFDLFEEKTKAMAAWAGATYDIEGVGSMDLQETLRDADVVTVAASRLKPLHIKNEWLKKGSTVLLSGPAQGDNDFWIKNRIVLDHIGLHEAYVEEAIASGDKQNYYNGVIGGPMYRLIDDKLLPDFQSFSSIGQIILGEKVGRKSDEENFIFVACGMAVFDIGWGYDVYQTALQKNIGQELKLWDQPALA